The Salinirubellus salinus genome segment CCGCAAGCGCACGTTCGACGCGGGCGCGACGCCGGACCTCGGCGAGGTCTCGCGTCCCGAGTTCCGGTCGGTGGACGAGGCGCTGGTGGCGGAACTCCGCGGTGTCGACGGCGAGACGAGCGACGCGGCCGACACGGACTCCGCGGAGGTCGAACGCCTCCGCGAGCAGGTGGCCGAGCGCGACGCCCGCATCGAGGAACTGGAGCGTCGCCTCCGGGAACTCGACGGGGACGCGACCCCGCGCGACCGAGGTCCGGCACGGCAGGAGGACGACCCGGTGTGGGAGGCCGGCCAGCTCGTGAGTCACGCGGTGGGCTCGGCGTGGCGCGGCCTCACGCGACCGTTCAGACGTCGTGGAGAAGAACAGGCGGCCGACCCACCGGAGGACCCTGACGCCTCAGCCGAGTAGCGCGTCCAGCGCCTCCCGGACCGCCTCGGCCGCCGCTCGGACCGCCGGGAGGTGGACGTACTCCCGCTCGGCGTGCGCGACCGCCCCCTCGTCGTCCGCGAGGACGCCCGGTCCGAAGACGACGGTCGGCGCGTCGGCCGCGAAGTAGGAGGCCTCCGTCGCGGCAGAGAACGGGCGTGTCGGCGCGTCGGCCGCCTCGCAGAGTGTCCGGACGAGCGGTGCGTCCGCGTCGGTCGCGAACGCTTCGAGGAACGGCGTCGGCCGGTCGGTCAGCCCGAAGGAGACGGTCACGTCCTCCGGGACCGCCGAGCGCAGGTGGTCGGTCAGCGCCTCGCGGAAGCCGGCTGCCGTCTCGGGTGGCACCGAGCGCCGGTCGAGCGTGAGTCGGCACGCCGCCGGGACCTGATTCGTGGCTTCGCCTCCCTCCACGAGCGTCGGGGTGAGCGTCGGGCCGCCGAGCGACTCGTGGACGCCGGGTCCGTGTTCCTCGTCGAACGTCCGGACCGCGCCGAGGACGGCTTCGAGCGCGGCCACCGCGTTCGTCCCGGAGTCCGGTTCGGCCGCGTGGGCGGCGACGCCACCGAGCGTCACGGTCCCCTGGAAGCGGCCCTTCGCGGCCGTGCAGACGTCGGACCCGGTCGGCTCGCCCACGACGTAGCCGTCGGCGCGGAGGGGTTCGTCGTCGCTCCCCTCACTCCCGAACGCGAGGTGGGCTGCCCCCGTCGACAGCACCTCCTCGTCGGGCGTCACCGCGAGCGTCACCCGGCCGTCACCGGGGTCGCAGGCGAGGAACGCCGCCACCAGCGCGGCGAGCGGCCCCTTCGCGTCGCACGCGCCACGCCCGCGGACCGTCTCGCCGTCGCGTTCGTAGGGGACGTGCGGCGGCACGGTGTCGATGTGCGTGTTCAGGACGAGATGCGTGTCCGGGTCGCTCGAGCCCCGTGCGGCGCGGACGTTGCCGGCGTCGTCGACTCGCGGGTCGACGCCGTGCTCGCGCAGGGTGTCGCACAACAGGTCGCGCATCTCGCTCACGTCCTCGTGCGAGGCGGTGCGAACCGCCCGCTCGTGGAACGCTTCGAGGTCGAATCCGGCGCTGGCGGCCATCAGTCGCCGGAGGCGTCGACGGGTTCGGGGTCGGTCTCGACGGTCGGTACCTCGGCCGCGAACTCGAAGACGACCGGCCCCTCGAGGTAGCTGTTCCCCTCCTCGACGGTGACGCGCAGGTCGCCGCCGGGCGGCGAGACGGTCACCGTCGCCCCGGCCTCGATGCGGCCGAGCCGGTGCGCCACGGCCGCCACCGCGACGGCGCCGGTCCCACAGGAGCGCGTCTCGCCCTCGACGCCACGTTCGAAGGTGCGCTGTCGGAACCCCCCCTCGGGCGTGGGCGACGCGAGCGTGACGTTCGCGCCGTCGGGGAACACGTCGGCGTGGCGGACCGGCGGCGCGACCGACTCGAGGTCGACCGCGTCCACTTCCTCCACGAACGCGACGGCGTGCGGGACCCCGGTGTTCACGGCGGTGACGGTCAGCCCCTCGACCGTCTCCTCGACGAGTGGCTCGTCGCGGTCGACCGGGACGCCCTCCGGGTCGAAGACCGGCGCACCCATCTCGATCGTGACGTCGTCGCCGTCGACGTCCGCGTGTCGCGTCCCGGACGGGGTGTCTATCATCACCTCGTCGGCCCCGGTGCGTTCGGCGGCCCACTTGGCCGCACAGCGCGCGCCGTTCCCGCACATCCCCGCGACGGAGCCGTCCGGCTGGACGAGCG includes the following:
- a CDS encoding M20 family metallopeptidase, which encodes MAASAGFDLEAFHERAVRTASHEDVSEMRDLLCDTLREHGVDPRVDDAGNVRAARGSSDPDTHLVLNTHIDTVPPHVPYERDGETVRGRGACDAKGPLAALVAAFLACDPGDGRVTLAVTPDEEVLSTGAAHLAFGSEGSDDEPLRADGYVVGEPTGSDVCTAAKGRFQGTVTLGGVAAHAAEPDSGTNAVAALEAVLGAVRTFDEEHGPGVHESLGGPTLTPTLVEGGEATNQVPAACRLTLDRRSVPPETAAGFREALTDHLRSAVPEDVTVSFGLTDRPTPFLEAFATDADAPLVRTLCEAADAPTRPFSAATEASYFAADAPTVVFGPGVLADDEGAVAHAEREYVHLPAVRAAAEAVREALDALLG
- the dapF gene encoding diaminopimelate epimerase, with the protein product MVDVEKYHGTGNDFVVVDADEDVPNRRAFAVELCDREHGIDHPASERRGADGVLFLALEPAYNPPRIVMTLVQPDGSVAGMCGNGARCAAKWAAERTGADEVMIDTPSGTRHADVDGDDVTIEMGAPVFDPEGVPVDRDEPLVEETVEGLTVTAVNTGVPHAVAFVEEVDAVDLESVAPPVRHADVFPDGANVTLASPTPEGGFRQRTFERGVEGETRSCGTGAVAVAAVAHRLGRIEAGATVTVSPPGGDLRVTVEEGNSYLEGPVVFEFAAEVPTVETDPEPVDASGD